The following DNA comes from Marichromatium purpuratum 984.
CACCTCGAGCGCCGACGTCAGCGTCAACTCGACCTGCAGGCCGCCGGCGGCAAGGTCGAGATGGACGCGGAGGAGTTGGAAGAGGCATTGAAAAAGGCGCTCAACACCTCCGCTGCGGACTGATCCGCAGCATGCCGAAAGGCGTTTCATTCCAAGAAAGATCGGGCAGTTAGGGAGGTTGACACGTTTAGGGTCACTCCCTATACTGCTCTGTCTCAGCTAGCTGGCCGAAAGGTTAGCTGGCCTTATTTTCTTGGTCCGGTTCCTTGGTCTGGGCAAATCTGCCCGGTCCCCGAGTCAATCGATCGAATCCGTGCGGACGTACTGGCTGCAACGCGGCCTGCTGCCGTGCAGGCGTCGTTTGACTCCCTGAATTTGGCGCGAGGGCGCCCCTGGAGACTGATTGCATGGCAACGATCAACCAACTCGTGCGGAAGCCCCGCAAGCGGAACGTGGCGAAGAGCAATGTGCCGGCCCTCGAGGCTTGTCCGCAGCGTCGTGGTGTCTGCACTCGCGTGTACACCACCACCCCGAAGAAGCCGAACTCCGCACTGCGTAAGGTTGCGCGTGTGCGTCTGACCAACGGCTACGAGGTGGCTTCCTACATCGGTGGTGAAGGCCACAACCTGCAGGAGCACTCGGTGGTGCTGATCCGCGGTGGTCGTGTCAAGGACTTGCCGGGTGTTCGTTACCACACCGTGCGCGGCACGCTGGATACCTCGGGTGTCGAGAAGCGGCGTCAGGGTCGTTCCAAGTACGGCGCCAAGCGCCCGAAGAGCTGAGTCAGTATCCAATTTAGGTCGGAGTAGATCATGCCGAGAAGACGCGTTGCCGCACGTCGCCAGATCCTGCCGGATCCCAAGCACGGAAGCGAGCTGTTGACCAAGTTCATCAACATGATGATGGAAGACGGAAAAAAATCCGTCGCCGAGCGCATCATTTACAACGCGCTCGACCAGATCGCCGAGAAGAAGGGCGCAGAGCCCGTCGAGCTGCTCGAGCAGGC
Coding sequences within:
- the rpsL gene encoding 30S ribosomal protein S12, with amino-acid sequence MATINQLVRKPRKRNVAKSNVPALEACPQRRGVCTRVYTTTPKKPNSALRKVARVRLTNGYEVASYIGGEGHNLQEHSVVLIRGGRVKDLPGVRYHTVRGTLDTSGVEKRRQGRSKYGAKRPKS